One segment of Radiobacillus kanasensis DNA contains the following:
- a CDS encoding anti-sigma factor: MSEEFKRKLEAYEKGQLTQQEIEEFEKELDRYEQYQESLMEEKQGDTNEGLDERKQKRVLRRGKWKARIQTALTALLMVIVFYIVSSVLTSIYYAWGTPDRTDVYRNVIDHTLTVTNPYGYMGGTSVDVQPFFRMEATRELNKSVGHDTFQIGEMKVDFLFSMMGVVEEESYGKQSQNIPTFLYPGSNIGVDSQWDRLERLPEGTVVSAYLSFNKLIGTREVFDQFEDNDMDVLWLAVDTGVESPSESDGVISFPLGFPSFPIWHDDDMILHSREEKKGHFGGVVSESYSSPESSTDDVEVYHKQFLKTLSFLEDHEKIVSKLLFGELDLSDRIAYLEENEVKHYGVVITGPTKEVLKLQEEPWIGNIEVDEVGFWNWIS; encoded by the coding sequence ATGAGTGAGGAATTTAAGCGGAAGCTAGAAGCTTATGAAAAAGGTCAGTTGACTCAGCAAGAGATAGAAGAATTTGAAAAAGAGCTAGATCGGTATGAGCAATACCAGGAATCTTTAATGGAAGAAAAGCAAGGGGATACTAATGAAGGGTTAGATGAGAGGAAGCAGAAGCGTGTCTTAAGACGAGGGAAGTGGAAAGCAAGAATTCAAACAGCTCTTACTGCACTATTAATGGTTATCGTTTTCTATATCGTATCATCGGTTCTTACTTCCATTTATTATGCATGGGGAACTCCAGACCGCACAGATGTGTATCGAAATGTCATTGATCATACGCTGACTGTAACAAATCCGTATGGATATATGGGTGGAACCAGTGTCGATGTCCAGCCATTTTTCAGAATGGAAGCAACAAGAGAATTAAACAAAAGCGTCGGTCATGATACGTTTCAAATAGGAGAAATGAAGGTGGATTTCCTTTTTTCCATGATGGGGGTTGTGGAAGAAGAATCGTACGGGAAGCAGTCCCAGAATATCCCGACCTTTTTATATCCCGGCTCTAATATAGGTGTGGATTCACAATGGGATCGATTAGAGCGACTACCAGAGGGGACGGTTGTCTCAGCGTATCTCTCTTTTAATAAGCTTATTGGAACAAGAGAAGTATTTGACCAATTTGAAGATAATGACATGGATGTTCTCTGGTTAGCTGTTGATACTGGAGTAGAATCACCGTCTGAAAGTGATGGAGTGATTAGCTTTCCTTTAGGGTTTCCGAGCTTTCCTATATGGCATGACGATGACATGATTCTCCATTCAAGAGAAGAAAAGAAAGGACATTTTGGAGGAGTTGTGAGTGAATCTTATTCGTCACCAGAGTCTTCCACAGATGATGTGGAGGTCTACCATAAGCAATTTTTAAAAACCTTATCTTTTTTAGAAGACCATGAGAAGATAGTATCCAAGCTCTTGTTTGGAGAATTAGATTTATCCGATCGAATTGCTTATTTAGAAGAAAACGAAGTGAAGCATTATGGTGTGGTAATTACAGGGCCAACGAAGGAAGTGCTTAAATTACAAGAGGAGCCTTGGATCGGAAATATAGAGGTGGATGAAGTTGGTTTTTGGAATTGGATAAGTTAG
- a CDS encoding PepSY-associated TM helix domain-containing protein, whose product MKSTKLEQPMQADKQKTFKQNRASLYQTVWRWHFYAGIIFAPFLIILAFSGSVYLFKPQIESILYQDQYYVQEEGSTTLSPSSQISKVKEAYPNGTVTSIKFYDEPSRTTEIGVSENGQIYSVFVNPYNGELTGRINNEERFTEIFKKIHSELLVGGTIANRWVELTACWAFILLITGLYMWWPRNKSSIWGTVLPRLNKKGRTFWRDMHAVPAFWLSTFILILITTGLTWSGVVGEQIKNLASSTNTGYPPFATIFAEKPESIVKTKDIAENVPWATENLAVPSSAVNGYVPLAVDDISYIASNEDISQPYAIYMPQGEKGVFTISTDDTSPKDSATLHVDQYTGSILSDVRFDDYGIMAKGISVGIALHEGRLFGLANQIIGLIVCIGLIGFIVSAFIMWRKRKPDNKLGAPPRSIDEKITRAVFFFMIAMGVIMPLVGISIIAIFLLDRFVLKKVKPVKTWLY is encoded by the coding sequence GTGAAATCTACAAAATTAGAACAACCCATGCAAGCTGATAAACAAAAGACTTTTAAACAAAACAGAGCCTCCCTCTATCAAACTGTGTGGAGGTGGCACTTCTATGCAGGTATAATCTTTGCCCCCTTCCTGATTATCCTTGCTTTCAGTGGATCTGTTTACTTATTCAAACCACAAATTGAGTCTATACTCTATCAAGACCAGTACTATGTTCAAGAGGAAGGATCAACAACTTTGTCTCCTTCTTCCCAGATATCTAAAGTAAAAGAAGCATACCCTAACGGAACCGTTACATCCATAAAATTTTATGACGAGCCCTCCCGAACAACTGAGATTGGCGTATCAGAAAACGGTCAAATATATTCTGTTTTTGTAAACCCTTATAACGGGGAACTCACAGGTCGAATAAATAATGAAGAAAGATTCACAGAAATATTTAAAAAAATCCATAGCGAATTGCTTGTTGGTGGAACCATAGCTAATCGATGGGTCGAATTGACAGCATGTTGGGCTTTTATTTTATTAATAACGGGTCTGTATATGTGGTGGCCACGAAATAAAAGTTCTATATGGGGAACTGTCTTACCAAGATTGAATAAGAAGGGAAGAACCTTTTGGCGGGATATGCACGCTGTCCCTGCATTTTGGTTATCCACCTTTATTTTGATCCTAATTACAACTGGACTTACATGGTCAGGCGTAGTCGGCGAACAAATCAAAAATCTTGCCTCTTCAACGAATACAGGCTATCCTCCTTTCGCTACTATATTTGCTGAGAAGCCAGAGTCTATAGTGAAAACAAAGGATATTGCTGAAAATGTACCATGGGCAACAGAGAACCTAGCTGTTCCATCATCTGCTGTCAATGGGTATGTCCCATTAGCCGTAGATGATATATCCTATATTGCTAGTAATGAAGATATATCGCAACCTTATGCCATTTACATGCCACAAGGGGAGAAAGGTGTTTTCACTATCTCAACGGACGATACAAGTCCTAAAGATAGTGCTACATTACATGTAGATCAATACACGGGTTCTATTTTGAGTGATGTTCGATTTGATGATTATGGAATCATGGCAAAAGGGATATCTGTGGGTATAGCATTGCATGAGGGTCGACTATTCGGTTTAGCAAATCAGATTATTGGACTTATTGTTTGTATAGGATTAATTGGCTTTATCGTCAGCGCCTTTATAATGTGGAGAAAAAGAAAGCCTGATAACAAGTTAGGGGCTCCTCCCAGGTCAATCGATGAGAAAATTACAAGAGCGGTATTCTTTTTCATGATAGCTATGGGGGTTATTATGCCTTTAGTAGGGATTTCAATAATAGCAATATTTTTACTAGACCGTTTTGTGTTAAAGAAAGTAAAACCAGTAAAAACTTGGTTGTATTGA
- a CDS encoding iron-siderophore ABC transporter substrate-binding protein: MKAKRNISLTTLFILAVSITLLFGCQAKESDSASAESDSTSTENTETASSSEDSTKYPIEIEHAFGKTVIESKPERVATIQWANHDVALALGVVPVGFSAANYGVQDDSGLLPWTAEKLKELGVEDPNVFQDTDGLDFEAISDTNPDVILAAYSGITQEDYDILSQIAPVVAYPTSPWLTTWREQVILNATGMGMKEEGEQLIKDTEELIKEKASEYPEIKGKKVVWANFSAEDLSQLHIYTHADPRGSFLIELGMEYPESVKNAIKDPNNYSLQLSAENADILNDADIIIGYGDESLYEAVKSDPLLGKIPAIERGSVVFIGNGTPLAASGNPNPLSIAYTIDEYLELIGGAIEKIDE, translated from the coding sequence ATGAAGGCAAAACGCAACATTTCATTAACAACATTATTTATTTTGGCTGTGAGCATCACACTACTATTTGGGTGCCAAGCCAAGGAATCTGATTCAGCTTCGGCTGAGAGTGATTCTACAAGTACAGAAAATACAGAAACTGCTTCTTCCAGTGAAGATTCCACTAAGTACCCGATAGAAATCGAGCATGCTTTTGGTAAAACGGTTATTGAGAGCAAGCCTGAACGAGTAGCTACTATTCAATGGGCGAATCATGATGTTGCTCTTGCTCTCGGAGTTGTACCTGTAGGATTTTCAGCGGCGAACTACGGCGTACAAGATGACAGCGGATTGTTGCCTTGGACAGCTGAAAAGTTAAAGGAACTTGGTGTCGAGGACCCGAATGTTTTCCAAGATACAGATGGTCTTGATTTTGAAGCCATTTCAGATACAAACCCAGACGTGATTCTTGCTGCCTACTCTGGTATCACACAAGAAGACTATGACATTCTTAGTCAAATCGCTCCAGTTGTGGCTTATCCGACAAGCCCTTGGTTAACAACTTGGCGTGAACAGGTAATCTTAAATGCAACAGGTATGGGGATGAAAGAAGAGGGCGAGCAGCTCATTAAGGATACCGAGGAATTGATTAAGGAAAAAGCAAGTGAATATCCAGAAATCAAAGGGAAGAAAGTAGTATGGGCGAACTTCTCAGCTGAAGATTTATCTCAGCTCCACATATACACACATGCAGACCCACGTGGCTCGTTTCTTATTGAGCTGGGCATGGAATATCCGGAAAGTGTGAAAAATGCAATCAAAGATCCGAACAACTATTCTTTACAATTAAGTGCTGAGAATGCGGATATCCTGAACGATGCAGATATCATTATTGGATATGGGGATGAAAGCTTATACGAAGCAGTGAAATCAGATCCCCTGCTTGGCAAGATTCCGGCAATTGAAAGAGGTTCTGTTGTATTTATAGGAAATGGTACTCCTTTAGCAGCATCCGGAAACCCAAATCCACTATCTATAGCTTATACCATTGATGAGTACCTAGAATTAATTGGAGGAGCTATTGAAAAGATAGATGAATAA
- a CDS encoding FixH family protein, translated as MNNLFLSIAMAIILLLLSACTANSNSSNNGNPIPEVVEAEIQLPEEIYLNTESILKVIVTQGQGNIEEADDVQFEIWSENNKEASEMIKANNEKNGIYSIKKTFQQDGIYYIQTHVTAKGLHVMPKKRFIVGTVSKEELNSLNEETKNQEDSNGNNSHHH; from the coding sequence GTGAACAATTTGTTTCTAAGCATTGCAATGGCTATTATTTTATTACTCCTTTCAGCCTGTACAGCTAACTCTAATTCTTCCAACAATGGGAATCCTATACCCGAAGTCGTGGAAGCTGAGATACAATTGCCAGAGGAAATCTATCTAAATACAGAAAGTATATTGAAGGTTATAGTAACACAAGGTCAGGGAAATATAGAGGAAGCAGATGATGTTCAATTTGAAATTTGGAGCGAAAATAACAAGGAAGCTAGTGAAATGATTAAAGCCAATAATGAAAAGAATGGTATTTACAGTATTAAAAAGACTTTTCAACAAGATGGTATATATTATATTCAGACCCATGTAACGGCGAAAGGTCTTCATGTCATGCCAAAGAAACGATTCATTGTAGGAACTGTTTCAAAAGAGGAGTTAAATTCCTTAAATGAAGAAACCAAAAACCAAGAAGATAGTAATGGTAATAATAGTCACCATCACTAG
- a CDS encoding DeoR family transcriptional regulator, whose product MLPIERQKQIVTWLENEGTLRVSNISKRLGVSEMTIYRDIKPLIEQKKVFKTANGVTLARENLLSPDHCTYCHKPATSRQSVKIIKLNQQVEQTCCPHCGLLRYKDIENKVSQIICQDFLKDTTISAKMATFLLNPDINLNCCQPQVIVLDSIKNAKQFQLGFGGDIYHFEGAITAIKEKMSGEPCCHSNK is encoded by the coding sequence ATGTTACCAATTGAGAGACAAAAACAAATAGTAACATGGTTAGAAAATGAGGGAACATTGCGGGTATCAAATATTAGCAAGAGATTGGGTGTCTCCGAAATGACAATCTACCGCGACATAAAACCACTGATTGAGCAAAAGAAGGTGTTCAAAACTGCAAATGGAGTTACTCTTGCTCGTGAAAACCTTCTATCTCCTGATCATTGCACCTATTGCCATAAGCCTGCGACTTCTCGGCAATCCGTTAAGATCATTAAGCTAAACCAGCAAGTGGAACAAACATGTTGTCCTCATTGTGGTCTACTTAGATATAAGGACATTGAAAATAAAGTCTCCCAAATCATTTGTCAGGATTTCCTTAAAGATACAACGATTAGTGCAAAAATGGCAACGTTTCTTCTGAATCCGGATATTAATCTTAATTGCTGTCAACCACAAGTTATTGTCCTTGATTCAATAAAGAATGCTAAACAATTTCAGTTAGGGTTCGGAGGGGATATCTATCATTTTGAAGGAGCGATTACAGCTATTAAAGAAAAAATGAGTGGTGAGCCCTGTTGCCATTCTAATAAGTAA
- a CDS encoding sigma-70 family RNA polymerase sigma factor, whose translation MKDIDGIYHAYFQDVYRFLLSLCRDHHTAEDLVQETFFRAYLYIEHYAGGKAKTWLFTVAYRAFIDHYRKQKRTVIKDRSFFHKLFDKRKSVEDSVVIGEEIQEVIHLLEDLPIKHKHAVLLHDFHGLSQKEAAFVMDVQISHFKVLLFRGRQAIRHRKAVEDYE comes from the coding sequence ATGAAAGACATAGATGGAATATACCATGCTTATTTTCAAGATGTATATCGATTTCTGCTCTCTCTTTGTCGGGACCATCATACAGCAGAAGACTTGGTCCAAGAAACGTTTTTTCGAGCGTATCTTTATATTGAACACTACGCAGGGGGAAAGGCGAAAACATGGCTTTTTACCGTGGCGTACAGGGCGTTTATCGATCATTATCGAAAGCAGAAAAGAACAGTGATCAAAGATCGAAGTTTTTTTCATAAGCTTTTTGATAAGCGAAAATCAGTCGAGGATTCCGTCGTAATCGGAGAAGAGATACAAGAGGTCATTCATTTGTTAGAGGACCTTCCAATAAAACACAAGCATGCGGTACTTCTTCACGATTTTCATGGATTGTCGCAAAAAGAAGCGGCATTTGTTATGGACGTGCAGATAAGTCATTTTAAAGTTTTGTTATTTAGAGGGAGACAGGCCATAAGACATAGAAAGGCGGTAGAAGATTATGAGTGA
- a CDS encoding methyl-accepting chemotaxis protein, which yields MIKKLRFKNLTIGWKYGLILILIFLLFGIATTVVTNQVNNIGDNVDALERRGDRAIKITEMGSLTRSKSIRVNSYVMEQNQSYVDEYKARQEEFNTLEADVRSKMDSERELELFNQIVALDKELNDLFLEEIIPAAEAGENTDSLNDRAGELRSETVDLLQELRNIVNEQRSQAIDTTKESQELALIILIISMAASIIIGGILVILVSRVISRNLNRVVEVSNQIADGNLSVENVNYDGKDEIGSLTSAINKMSDNLRTIIRSVSDVSETVSSQSEELTQSAGEVKAGTQQIAATMQELATGAETQANNASDLTLTMKSFVAKVSDANRNGGEIFESSNMILGMTEDGSKLMMNSIQQMAKIDQIVKGSVEKVKGLDSQSQEISKLVSVIKDVAEQTNLLALNAAIEAARAGEHGKGFAVVADEVRKLAEQVADSVKDITEIVGSIQNESSTVVVALEDGYKEVEEGTNQIKTTGDTFNSINSSVEGMVSSIKSVTTSLSEISTSSQEMNTSIEEVASISEESAAGVEQTSASAQQASSSMEEISASSDELSKLADKLNGLVRQFTL from the coding sequence ATGATAAAAAAGTTAAGGTTTAAAAATCTTACAATTGGTTGGAAGTATGGACTTATTCTAATTCTTATATTTTTATTATTCGGGATTGCGACTACAGTTGTAACTAACCAGGTAAATAATATCGGAGACAATGTCGATGCATTAGAAAGAAGAGGAGATAGAGCCATTAAAATTACGGAAATGGGCTCCTTAACTCGATCCAAAAGTATTCGGGTAAACAGTTACGTTATGGAACAAAATCAATCGTATGTGGATGAATATAAAGCTCGGCAAGAAGAATTTAATACCTTAGAAGCGGATGTTAGAAGTAAGATGGATTCAGAACGTGAGCTAGAATTGTTTAATCAAATCGTGGCATTAGACAAAGAACTAAATGACTTATTTTTAGAGGAAATCATTCCTGCTGCAGAAGCTGGTGAGAATACAGATAGTTTAAATGATAGAGCTGGGGAACTTAGATCAGAGACAGTCGATCTTTTACAGGAACTTCGTAATATCGTTAACGAACAACGTTCGCAGGCTATTGATACTACTAAGGAAAGTCAAGAATTAGCATTAATTATTCTTATCATTTCCATGGCTGCCTCCATCATAATTGGAGGAATACTAGTAATACTTGTTAGTCGTGTTATATCACGTAACCTAAACAGGGTTGTAGAAGTTAGTAATCAGATAGCGGATGGCAATCTTTCTGTAGAGAATGTAAATTACGATGGAAAAGATGAAATTGGAAGTTTGACTAGCGCAATTAATAAGATGAGCGATAATTTAAGAACCATTATTCGATCTGTTTCTGATGTTTCGGAGACAGTCAGCAGTCAAAGTGAAGAATTAACACAGTCTGCTGGTGAAGTGAAAGCTGGTACTCAGCAGATTGCCGCAACCATGCAGGAATTGGCTACTGGTGCAGAGACACAAGCGAATAATGCAAGTGACCTTACCTTAACGATGAAATCCTTTGTAGCAAAAGTTTCGGATGCAAACCGTAACGGTGGAGAAATCTTTGAATCTTCTAATATGATACTTGGCATGACGGAAGATGGCAGCAAGCTTATGATGAATTCCATTCAACAAATGGCTAAAATAGACCAAATTGTTAAAGGTTCTGTAGAAAAGGTGAAGGGACTAGATTCCCAATCTCAAGAAATTTCAAAATTAGTATCTGTAATCAAAGATGTTGCTGAACAAACTAATTTACTAGCTTTAAATGCTGCTATTGAAGCGGCTAGAGCAGGAGAACACGGAAAAGGGTTTGCGGTAGTCGCTGATGAGGTTCGAAAACTTGCCGAACAGGTAGCGGATTCGGTGAAAGATATAACCGAAATCGTTGGAAGTATTCAAAATGAGTCCTCTACTGTTGTGGTGGCGCTTGAGGATGGATATAAAGAAGTAGAAGAAGGAACGAATCAAATTAAAACAACAGGAGATACGTTCAATAGTATAAATTCGTCTGTTGAAGGAATGGTCTCAAGTATTAAATCCGTCACAACTAGCCTATCTGAAATCTCTACTAGTAGTCAGGAGATGAATACATCCATTGAGGAAGTAGCATCTATTTCTGAAGAGTCAGCTGCAGGGGTTGAACAAACATCAGCTTCGGCTCAACAAGCTAGTAGCTCTATGGAAGAAATTTCAGCTAGTTCTGATGAATTATCAAAACTGGCAGATAAGCTAAACGGGCTAGTACGTCAATTTACTTTATAG